A DNA window from Roseovarius sp. Pro17 contains the following coding sequences:
- a CDS encoding ribonuclease HII translates to MAGPDYSFEDAARAAGAGIIAGVDEVGRGPLAGPVTAAAVVLDPARIPEGLNDSKKLSAARRRARYDAIAACAEVSIAHASVAEIDELNILRASHLAMQRAVDGLPRRPDMALIDGNMIPRGLTIPARAIIKGDALSVSISAASIMAKICRDCVMWDLAQHYPGYGWETNAGYPSKSHKEALRNLGVTPHHRRSFKPVHNILYQDK, encoded by the coding sequence ATGGCAGGTCCGGACTATTCATTTGAGGACGCGGCGCGCGCCGCTGGTGCGGGCATCATCGCGGGCGTCGACGAGGTCGGGCGCGGCCCGTTGGCCGGGCCTGTGACGGCAGCCGCTGTCGTTCTGGATCCCGCGCGCATCCCCGAAGGCCTGAACGACTCCAAGAAGTTGAGCGCCGCGCGTCGCCGCGCGCGCTATGACGCTATCGCTGCTTGCGCCGAGGTCAGCATCGCACATGCCAGCGTCGCGGAGATAGATGAGCTGAACATCCTGCGCGCCTCGCATCTGGCGATGCAGCGCGCTGTCGACGGCCTGCCGCGCCGCCCGGACATGGCATTGATCGACGGCAACATGATCCCGCGCGGCCTGACCATTCCGGCGCGCGCCATCATCAAGGGCGATGCGCTGTCGGTTTCCATTTCGGCGGCCTCAATCATGGCCAAAATATGTCGAGATTGTGTCATGTGGGATTTGGCGCAACACTATCCCGGCTACGGCTGGGAAACGAACGCCGGTTATCCGTCCAAAAGCCACAAAGAGGCGCTGCGAAATCTGGGCGTGACCCCTCACCATAGACGTTCGTTCAAACCTGTCCACAATATCTTGTATCAAGATAAATAA
- a CDS encoding site-specific DNA-methyltransferase: protein MTKMTTIEGAQTLPLNQILSGDCIDAMNALPENSIDLIFADPPYNLQLKGDLHRPDNSQVDAVDDAWDQFDSFAVYDKFTREWLKAARRLLKPNGAIWVIGSYHNIFRVGAALQDAGYWILNDVVWRKSNPMPNFRGKRLTNAHETMIWASKQEGGKYTFNYEALKALNDGVQMRSDWVLPICTGHERLKDEAGDKAHPTQKPQSLLHRVIVGSTNPGDVVLDPFFGTGTTGAVAKMLGRDYIGIEREEAYRKVAEKRLKGIRKFDREALQVSTSKRAEPRVPFGQLVERGMLRPGEELYSLNQRHKAKVRADGTLIGDDIKGSIHQVGAHLEGAPSCNGWTYWHFKKDGKRVPIDLLRQQIRAEMADRPN, encoded by the coding sequence ATGACAAAGATGACCACCATTGAGGGGGCTCAGACTCTCCCTTTGAATCAGATTCTGAGCGGCGATTGCATCGACGCAATGAATGCGCTGCCGGAAAATTCGATCGATCTGATCTTTGCCGATCCGCCTTATAATCTACAGCTCAAGGGCGATTTGCACCGGCCGGATAACAGTCAAGTCGACGCCGTCGATGATGCCTGGGACCAGTTCGACAGCTTTGCCGTCTATGACAAGTTCACGCGTGAATGGCTGAAAGCGGCGCGTCGCCTGCTAAAGCCGAACGGTGCGATCTGGGTCATCGGATCCTACCACAACATTTTTCGCGTCGGGGCCGCATTGCAGGATGCTGGTTACTGGATCCTGAATGACGTGGTCTGGCGCAAGTCGAACCCGATGCCGAATTTTCGCGGCAAGCGCCTGACCAACGCGCATGAAACGATGATCTGGGCCTCCAAGCAGGAGGGCGGCAAATACACCTTTAACTATGAGGCGCTGAAGGCGCTGAATGACGGTGTGCAGATGCGCAGCGACTGGGTGCTACCGATCTGCACCGGCCACGAGCGGCTGAAGGACGAGGCCGGCGACAAGGCACATCCGACCCAAAAGCCCCAAAGCCTGCTGCACCGCGTCATCGTGGGCAGCACCAACCCCGGCGATGTTGTGCTGGACCCGTTTTTTGGCACCGGCACGACCGGTGCCGTGGCCAAGATGCTGGGCCGCGACTACATCGGGATCGAGCGCGAAGAGGCCTATCGCAAGGTTGCTGAAAAGCGCCTGAAAGGTATCCGCAAATTCGACCGCGAGGCCCTGCAGGTCAGCACATCCAAACGCGCCGAGCCGCGCGTGCCCTTCGGTCAATTGGTCGAGCGCGGCATGCTGCGCCCGGGCGAGGAACTGTATTCCCTGAACCAGCGCCACAAGGCAAAGGTGCGCGCCGACGGCACGCTGATCGGCGATGATATCAAAGGCTCGATACATCAGGTCGGCGCCCATCTGGAAGGCGCGCCAAGTTGCAATGGCTGGACTTACTGGCATTTCAAGAAGGACGGCAAGCGTGTGCCGATCGACCTTTTGCGCCAGCAAATCCGCGCCGAGATGGCCGACCGCCCGAACTAA
- a CDS encoding FAD-dependent oxidoreductase, producing the protein MPDSSQLFPHLFSPFTIGAVEVQNRILSTGHDTSMAHAGQVTDAMIAYHEARARGGAGLIVSQVVGVHETARYTSHVLMGTDDDCLPGFEKLAQTVHAHGTRIFAQLFHPGREIMEVADGTAPVAYSASATPSDRFHVIPRAMTQRMIREVVEGYAAAARRMQRAGLDGVEIVASHGYLPAQFLSPHVNLREDDYGGSAENRMRFVREAIDAVRDATGSGFVIGLRISGDEHTHDGMEDAESLEVIRALAPSLDYVSVIAGTSATMSGAIHIVPPMFEQAAYLAPFAHAVKQAVDIPVMVAGRINQPQEAEGIVASGQADMCGMTRALICDPAMPGKAREDRPDDIRACIGCNQACIGHFHKGVPISCIQFPESGRELRYGTLRKADASKSVLVVGGGPAGMKAAATAAAIGHHVTLHEAAAQLGGQALLAQLLPGRSEFGGIVNNLSREMARAGVTVHLNSEMTAEAVAKAAPDAVIVATGGTARMPQGMEFGEDAHIVTAWDVLRSHANVGGSVTIADWRADWVGLGVAELLASAGRRVRLCVNGTHAGEMLQSYVRDAMVGRVQKLGVEIIPYAQLYGADEDTAYFIHAANGEAMLVEDTETLVLAQGTDVSDALLTALDGYAGQVIGIGDCMAPRTAEEAVLDGLKAAWAL; encoded by the coding sequence ATGCCAGATTCGTCGCAGCTATTTCCGCATCTGTTCAGCCCCTTCACAATCGGCGCGGTCGAGGTGCAGAATCGTATCCTGTCGACTGGCCATGACACGTCGATGGCGCACGCCGGGCAGGTGACGGACGCGATGATTGCCTATCACGAGGCACGGGCGCGGGGCGGCGCGGGCCTGATCGTGTCTCAGGTCGTCGGGGTGCACGAAACCGCGCGCTATACCTCGCACGTTCTGATGGGCACGGACGATGATTGTCTGCCGGGGTTCGAGAAACTTGCGCAGACCGTCCATGCCCACGGCACCCGCATCTTTGCCCAGCTCTTTCATCCGGGGCGCGAGATCATGGAGGTCGCGGACGGCACCGCGCCGGTGGCCTATTCGGCGTCGGCCACGCCCTCGGACAGATTCCACGTCATTCCGCGCGCCATGACCCAGCGGATGATCCGCGAGGTGGTGGAGGGCTACGCCGCCGCCGCACGGCGGATGCAGCGTGCGGGTCTGGACGGAGTCGAGATCGTCGCCAGCCACGGCTACCTCCCCGCGCAATTCCTCAGCCCGCATGTGAATCTGCGCGAGGATGACTATGGCGGCAGCGCGGAAAACCGGATGCGTTTTGTCCGCGAGGCGATTGACGCCGTGCGCGATGCAACTGGCAGCGGCTTTGTGATCGGCCTGCGCATTTCGGGCGATGAGCATACGCATGACGGGATGGAAGACGCGGAAAGCCTTGAGGTGATCCGCGCGCTTGCGCCCAGCCTCGATTATGTCAGCGTCATCGCTGGCACTTCGGCCACCATGAGCGGCGCGATCCATATTGTGCCGCCGATGTTTGAACAGGCCGCATACCTCGCCCCCTTCGCCCACGCGGTAAAGCAGGCCGTGGACATCCCCGTGATGGTCGCGGGCCGCATCAACCAACCGCAAGAGGCCGAAGGCATCGTCGCCTCGGGGCAGGCCGACATGTGCGGCATGACCCGTGCACTGATCTGCGATCCCGCAATGCCCGGCAAGGCGCGTGAGGACCGGCCCGACGATATCCGCGCCTGCATCGGCTGCAATCAGGCCTGCATCGGGCATTTTCACAAGGGCGTGCCGATCTCGTGCATCCAGTTCCCCGAATCGGGGCGCGAGCTGCGCTATGGGACGTTGCGCAAGGCAGATGCGTCCAAGTCGGTCTTGGTCGTCGGCGGCGGCCCGGCGGGGATGAAGGCCGCCGCGACTGCTGCCGCGATCGGGCATCATGTGACTCTTCATGAGGCCGCCGCACAGCTGGGCGGTCAGGCGCTGCTGGCGCAGCTGTTACCGGGGCGCAGTGAATTCGGCGGGATTGTCAACAATCTCAGCCGCGAGATGGCGCGCGCGGGCGTCACCGTGCATCTCAACAGCGAAATGACCGCCGAAGCGGTGGCAAAGGCCGCCCCGGATGCCGTCATCGTCGCCACCGGCGGTACAGCGCGGATGCCGCAGGGGATGGAGTTCGGCGAGGATGCGCATATCGTCACGGCTTGGGATGTGCTGCGCAGTCACGCCAATGTCGGTGGGTCGGTCACCATTGCCGATTGGCGCGCCGATTGGGTGGGCCTCGGCGTCGCCGAGCTGCTGGCCAGCGCGGGCCGCCGCGTACGCTTGTGTGTAAACGGCACCCATGCGGGCGAAATGCTGCAAAGCTACGTGCGCGATGCGATGGTGGGCCGCGTCCAGAAACTGGGGGTCGAGATCATCCCTTACGCCCAACTCTATGGCGCGGACGAAGACACCGCCTATTTCATCCACGCCGCCAACGGCGAGGCAATGCTGGTCGAGGACACCGAGACACTGGTCCTGGCGCAGGGAACGGACGTGTCGGACGCGTTGCTGACCGCGCTGGACGGTTATGCGGGGCAAGTCATCGGCATCGGTGACTGCATGGCGCCAAGGACGGCAGAAGAGGCTGTTCTGGACGGGTTAAAGGCCGCTTGGGCGCTGTAA
- a CDS encoding alkane 1-monooxygenase, whose amino-acid sequence MSTAAQIRQAIPFWMSLLLIPLAVLGAMLGGWTVVLLPIFTWYFFSLLDAMLGLNADNLDLESDTRWYRAITLVWAPVQFVLLFWMIWYVPQAAHLGTLETIVLFFGVGVITGTIGITYAHELMHQKPKVERWMGDLLLAMVLYSHFRSEHLQVHHRHVATPRDTVTARYNEGFHRFFFRVLPQSAKSAFRAEAAMLARKGRKWTHLSNPFFRYWALQAAMLAFALILGGWVGLALFLWQALVAIWQLELVNYVEHYGLTREHLGGGKYEHVKPRHSWNATHKATNWLLINLQRHSDHHYKPDRRFPLLQNYSEDDAPQLPYGYPIMTTAAMVPPLWRRVMNRRVRAWRKTHYPQITDWQPYNKASNPPPA is encoded by the coding sequence ATGTCCACCGCCGCCCAGATAAGGCAAGCCATCCCCTTCTGGATGTCGCTACTGCTAATCCCGCTTGCGGTGCTAGGCGCGATGCTGGGCGGCTGGACCGTGGTCTTGCTGCCAATCTTTACGTGGTATTTCTTTTCGCTGCTCGATGCGATGCTTGGCCTCAACGCCGATAATCTGGACTTGGAGAGCGACACCAGGTGGTATCGCGCCATCACGCTGGTCTGGGCGCCGGTGCAGTTTGTCCTGCTCTTCTGGATGATCTGGTATGTGCCCCAAGCCGCGCATCTGGGCACGCTGGAGACAATCGTGCTGTTCTTTGGCGTCGGCGTCATCACCGGCACGATCGGCATCACCTACGCGCATGAGTTGATGCACCAAAAGCCCAAGGTCGAGCGTTGGATGGGCGATCTGTTGCTGGCCATGGTCCTTTATTCGCATTTCCGGTCCGAACATCTGCAAGTGCATCATCGCCACGTCGCCACCCCGCGCGACACAGTGACAGCGCGGTACAACGAGGGGTTTCACCGCTTCTTTTTTCGCGTGCTGCCACAGTCCGCGAAATCCGCTTTTCGCGCCGAAGCAGCGATGCTGGCGCGCAAGGGTCGCAAATGGACGCATCTTAGCAATCCGTTCTTTCGCTACTGGGCGCTACAGGCCGCGATGCTGGCCTTTGCCCTGATCCTCGGCGGATGGGTCGGCCTCGCCCTATTTCTCTGGCAGGCGCTGGTCGCGATCTGGCAGCTGGAGCTGGTCAACTACGTCGAGCATTACGGCCTGACCCGCGAGCATCTGGGGGGCGGCAAGTATGAGCATGTCAAACCGCGCCACAGCTGGAACGCGACGCATAAGGCGACGAACTGGCTGCTGATCAACCTCCAGCGCCATTCAGACCATCATTACAAGCCCGACCGCCGCTTTCCATTGCTGCAAAACTATTCCGAGGATGACGCGCCGCAGCTGCCTTATGGCTATCCAATCATGACAACGGCCGCGATGGTGCCGCCCCTTTGGCGGCGCGTGATGAACCGACGTGTGCGGGCATGGCGCAAGACACATTACCCGCAGATCACCGACTGGCAGCCCTACAACAAGGCCAGCAATCCACCCCCGGCTTGA
- the mutY gene encoding A/G-specific adenine glycosylase → MRETVNAADLSQPKAADLLDWYDRYARDMPWRVGPAARKAGDLPDPYCIWLSEVMLQQTTVAAVTAYFQRFTARWPTIADLAAAEDGDVMGEWAGLGYYARARNLLKCARVVVAEHGGHFPSDHAALLKLPGIGPYTAAAISAIAFDAPETVVDGNVERVMARLHDIHTPLPAAKPILIAAATALTPRKRPGDYAQAVMDLGATICTPRSPACGICPWREPCVARANGTAPELPKKTPKKAKPIRLGIAYVVQRSDGAILLERREGRGLLGGMLGWPGSDWSEDAPAPAPPLNADWQGLPEEARHTFTHFHLRLGIEVAQVGMEAMPSRGDFIPLAQFQPAQLPTVMRKVFDLSRGALREIG, encoded by the coding sequence ATGCGTGAGACGGTAAATGCCGCCGATTTGTCCCAACCCAAGGCGGCTGACCTGCTGGACTGGTATGACCGTTACGCGCGCGACATGCCATGGCGCGTCGGTCCTGCCGCGCGCAAGGCTGGCGATCTGCCCGATCCCTACTGTATCTGGCTGTCCGAGGTGATGTTGCAACAGACGACCGTTGCCGCCGTCACCGCCTATTTCCAGCGGTTTACAGCGCGCTGGCCCACAATCGCCGATCTGGCCGCCGCCGAAGATGGCGACGTCATGGGTGAGTGGGCGGGCCTTGGATATTACGCCCGCGCGCGGAATTTGCTGAAATGCGCGCGGGTTGTGGTGGCAGAACATGGTGGGCATTTTCCCAGCGACCACGCGGCGCTGCTGAAGCTGCCCGGTATCGGTCCCTACACCGCCGCCGCGATATCCGCGATCGCGTTTGATGCACCTGAGACCGTGGTGGACGGCAATGTTGAGCGTGTGATGGCGCGCCTGCATGATATCCACACCCCTCTACCAGCCGCCAAACCAATACTGATCGCCGCCGCAACCGCGCTGACGCCCCGCAAACGCCCCGGCGATTATGCGCAAGCGGTGATGGATTTGGGCGCAACCATCTGCACCCCGCGCAGCCCGGCCTGCGGCATCTGCCCTTGGCGCGAGCCTTGCGTCGCGCGCGCAAACGGCACAGCGCCCGAACTGCCCAAGAAAACGCCCAAGAAGGCCAAGCCGATCCGCCTTGGCATCGCCTATGTCGTGCAACGCAGCGACGGCGCGATCCTGCTGGAGCGGCGGGAGGGTCGCGGCCTTTTGGGCGGTATGCTGGGCTGGCCCGGCAGCGACTGGAGCGAAGACGCACCCGCACCCGCCCCACCCTTGAATGCCGATTGGCAAGGGCTACCAGAGGAGGCGCGCCACACCTTTACCCATTTTCATCTGCGCCTTGGAATCGAAGTGGCACAGGTCGGAATGGAGGCCATGCCATCGCGCGGCGACTTCATCCCGCTCGCTCAGTTTCAGCCCGCGCAACTGCCCACAGTCATGCGTAAGGTGTTCGATCTCTCGCGTGGCGCGCTGCGCGAAATCGGCTAG